A stretch of the Bacteroidales bacterium genome encodes the following:
- a CDS encoding [FeFe] hydrogenase, group A yields the protein MEKVQLTIDDKQVEVPKGTTIYKAAKEVGIDIPVLCYMNLEDIGIENKPGGCRVCSVEVEGRKNLAPACATEVYDGMEVKTHTMRVINARRTVVEFILSDHPKDCLTCKKSGNCELQSLAIRLGIREIPGQEYAEMSTYKTDYSPSIVRELDKCIMCRRCEKMCNEFQTVGALYAFNRGFNAAVAPAFEMDLQYSPCTYCGQCVAVCPTAALTEVDHSRDLIDAISDPNTTVIAQTAPAVRAALGEEFGYEPGTLVTGKMVSALRRLGFDYVFDTDFAADLTIMEEGTEMLDRLSKYLDGHKDVQMPILTSCCPAWVNFIEHHFPDLKDVPSSARSPQQMFGSIAKTYFAEQINKKRENVVVVSIMPCLAKKYESQREEFKVDDNPDVDFSVTTRELAHLIKEANFNLKDMEDQDFDRPMGESTGAGVMFGTTGGVIEAATRTAYEWYTGNALDNSIVFEQLRGFEGIRKATVDFKGTNINIGIAHGLGNARKLLEAIKQGTSEFHAIEIMACPGGCIGGGGQPLHHNNTGILKARQQAIYEEDKNKPIRKSHENPEIKKLYEEYLGKPMGEKAHKLLHTQYFDLSRKIEIE from the coding sequence ATGGAAAAAGTTCAATTGACCATAGATGATAAACAGGTAGAAGTCCCTAAAGGGACCACCATATATAAGGCAGCCAAAGAAGTTGGAATTGATATCCCGGTATTGTGCTATATGAATCTGGAAGATATCGGGATAGAGAACAAACCTGGTGGCTGCAGGGTTTGTAGTGTGGAAGTAGAAGGCAGGAAAAATCTTGCCCCGGCTTGCGCCACCGAGGTATACGACGGAATGGAAGTGAAAACCCATACCATGCGGGTTATCAATGCCAGGAGAACCGTGGTGGAGTTTATTCTTTCCGATCATCCCAAGGATTGTTTGACCTGCAAGAAATCGGGGAATTGTGAATTGCAGAGTCTGGCCATCCGGCTGGGTATCCGTGAGATCCCGGGACAGGAATACGCGGAGATGTCAACCTATAAAACCGATTATTCCCCTTCTATTGTAAGGGAGCTGGATAAATGCATTATGTGCAGGAGATGTGAGAAAATGTGCAATGAGTTCCAGACTGTCGGCGCTTTGTATGCGTTTAACAGGGGTTTTAATGCAGCAGTTGCTCCTGCCTTCGAGATGGACCTGCAATATTCCCCCTGTACCTATTGCGGACAATGCGTTGCAGTTTGTCCTACAGCCGCTCTGACTGAAGTGGACCATTCCCGTGACCTCATTGATGCCATTTCCGATCCCAATACTACGGTGATTGCCCAGACCGCGCCCGCTGTTCGTGCCGCCCTGGGGGAGGAATTTGGATATGAGCCTGGAACGCTCGTTACCGGAAAGATGGTTTCCGCTCTGCGCAGGCTCGGGTTCGACTATGTGTTTGACACCGATTTTGCTGCAGACCTGACCATCATGGAAGAAGGAACGGAAATGCTCGACCGGCTGTCCAAATACCTGGATGGCCATAAAGATGTGCAGATGCCTATTCTGACATCCTGTTGCCCCGCATGGGTTAATTTTATCGAGCACCACTTCCCGGATTTGAAAGATGTACCTTCTTCGGCTCGTTCTCCCCAACAGATGTTTGGGTCGATAGCAAAAACTTATTTTGCCGAGCAAATTAATAAGAAAAGAGAGAATGTAGTTGTAGTATCCATTATGCCTTGCCTGGCCAAGAAATATGAAAGCCAGCGCGAAGAGTTTAAAGTGGATGACAACCCGGATGTGGATTTTTCCGTTACTACCCGTGAACTGGCCCATCTGATTAAAGAAGCGAACTTTAATCTGAAGGACATGGAAGATCAGGATTTTGACCGGCCCATGGGTGAGTCTACCGGTGCCGGTGTGATGTTTGGAACAACCGGGGGAGTGATAGAAGCTGCTACCCGTACCGCTTATGAATGGTACACAGGTAATGCTCTTGACAACAGTATTGTGTTTGAACAACTGCGGGGATTTGAGGGTATTCGGAAGGCTACAGTGGATTTCAAGGGGACAAACATCAATATTGGCATTGCACACGGATTGGGTAATGCAAGAAAGCTTCTTGAAGCAATTAAGCAGGGAACATCTGAATTCCATGCCATTGAAATCATGGCTTGTCCCGGTGGATGTATCGGTGGAGGAGGACAACCCTTACACCATAACAATACGGGCATCCTTAAAGCCCGGCAACAGGCAATATATGAGGAAGATAAAAACAAACCGA